The Kineosporiaceae bacterium genome includes a window with the following:
- a CDS encoding GntR family transcriptional regulator: MSDLVIHLDPDAAQPPFEQLKARIAAMVDNGTLRAGDQLPTVRRLAADLGLAPNTVARAYRELEQSGLLDTRGRSGTFVSGDQVHQEARRAAVDFVVRLRALGIGQTEALDLVRRSFG, encoded by the coding sequence ATGAGCGACCTCGTCATCCACCTCGACCCGGACGCCGCGCAGCCGCCGTTCGAGCAGCTGAAGGCGCGCATCGCGGCGATGGTCGACAACGGGACGCTGCGTGCGGGGGATCAGCTGCCGACCGTGCGCCGATTGGCCGCCGACCTCGGCTTGGCACCGAACACCGTGGCCCGCGCCTATCGCGAGCTGGAGCAGTCGGGCCTGCTCGACACCCGCGGCCGCTCGGGCACCTTCGTCTCCGGCGACCAGGTGCACCAGGAGGCACGGCGCGCCGCGGTCGACTTCGTCGTCCGGCTGCGAGCGCTGGGGATCGGGCAGACCGAGGCGCTCGACCTCGTCCGACGCAGCTTCGGCTGA
- a CDS encoding SGNH/GDSL hydrolase family protein, protein MRRTTLSRLSLPVATALGLTGLAASGTFGIATAGAATTQYVAMGDSFAAGEGGPTSLAGFDVASGSCHRTALAWPRVFAATRGLSLETTNGGHTSTIAGHIACGGANTTSITTTATNGEPAQLAQLRSMTPKPTLVTLTIGANDARLGSVMKACRTGQQCAETLSAARTLTRNVLPSRFARVFAQVKSATKARLIVVGYPQIYAAPSPAALAECSDLTSERLAELRAHLVDLDKALAAGAKAAQVEYISMLTALSGHELCTSSEQVNPIAVTGSSLAAESGHPTAAGYTAMATRMSSYLTRYAIAPNIAPKAAFTFKRKAGTTNRVVLDASASADLDGSIATYTWTSGTTTLGTGKTLTITVRSGTTKRVTLTVKDNRGAKVSVTRIVSPSSTTAR, encoded by the coding sequence ATGCGTCGCACGACCCTTTCGCGCCTGTCCCTACCGGTTGCCACGGCCCTCGGCCTGACCGGACTCGCTGCCAGTGGCACGTTCGGCATCGCCACCGCCGGCGCAGCGACCACCCAATACGTCGCCATGGGCGACTCCTTCGCCGCCGGCGAGGGTGGCCCGACCAGCCTGGCCGGCTTCGACGTCGCCTCGGGCTCGTGCCACCGCACCGCCCTGGCCTGGCCCCGAGTGTTCGCCGCAACCCGCGGGCTCTCGCTGGAGACCACCAACGGCGGGCACACCTCGACCATCGCGGGGCACATCGCCTGCGGGGGTGCCAACACCACCAGCATCACCACGACCGCCACGAACGGCGAGCCCGCCCAGTTGGCCCAGCTGCGCAGCATGACGCCCAAGCCGACGCTGGTCACCCTGACCATCGGCGCCAACGACGCCCGGCTGGGCAGTGTGATGAAGGCCTGCCGCACCGGTCAGCAGTGCGCGGAGACCCTCAGCGCCGCCCGCACCCTGACCCGCAATGTGCTGCCCAGCCGCTTCGCCCGGGTCTTCGCCCAGGTCAAGAGCGCCACCAAGGCCCGGCTCATCGTCGTCGGCTACCCCCAGATCTACGCCGCCCCCAGCCCCGCCGCGCTCGCCGAGTGCTCGGATCTGACCAGCGAACGACTCGCCGAACTGCGCGCCCACCTCGTCGACCTGGACAAGGCCCTCGCGGCCGGGGCCAAGGCGGCACAGGTGGAGTACATCTCGATGCTCACCGCGCTGTCCGGTCACGAGCTGTGCACCTCGTCGGAACAGGTCAACCCGATCGCCGTCACCGGGTCGAGCCTGGCGGCGGAGTCCGGTCACCCCACCGCGGCCGGCTACACCGCGATGGCCACGCGGATGTCGTCCTACCTCACCCGCTACGCCATCGCACCGAACATCGCCCCGAAGGCCGCCTTCACCTTCAAGCGCAAGGCCGGGACGACGAATCGCGTGGTGCTGGACGCCTCGGCCTCGGCCGACCTCGACGGTTCCATCGCCACGTACACCTGGACGTCGGGGACCACGACCCTGGGCACCGGCAAGACGCTCACCATCACCGTGAGGTCCGGCACCACCAAGCGGGTGACCCTGACGGTCAAGGACAACCGAGGGGCGAAGGTCAGTGTGACGCGCATCG
- a CDS encoding prephenate dehydratase: MSLDRTRVAYQGEPGANSDAAVREVFPQFAPLPCPTFDDAFEAVTTGLAEFGMIPIENSIAGRVADIHHLLPESGLFIIGEHFVPIHFQLMVVPGTRLEDIRHVRSHIHGLAQCRKIVRQYGWTAHVADDTAGAAREVAELGDPSIAALSPRLAASLYGLDILAENVEDEHRNTTRFLVLAREPRDYPAGDGPMITTFVFRVRNVPAALYKAMGGFATNGVNMTKLESYQLGGTFFATQFYSDVEGHPKDPSLALALEELGFFSVETRILGTYPASPFRAQIAEPAENRTLRPQTPR; this comes from the coding sequence CTGAGCCTCGACCGCACTCGCGTCGCCTATCAGGGCGAGCCGGGCGCCAACTCCGACGCCGCTGTCCGCGAGGTCTTCCCGCAGTTCGCCCCGCTGCCCTGCCCGACCTTCGACGACGCCTTCGAGGCGGTCACCACGGGCCTGGCCGAGTTCGGCATGATCCCGATCGAGAACTCGATCGCCGGCCGGGTGGCCGACATTCATCACCTGCTGCCCGAGTCGGGGCTCTTCATCATCGGCGAGCACTTCGTGCCGATCCACTTCCAGCTCATGGTGGTGCCGGGCACCCGGCTCGAGGACATCCGCCACGTGCGCAGCCACATCCACGGCCTGGCGCAGTGCCGCAAGATCGTGCGGCAGTACGGCTGGACGGCGCACGTCGCCGACGACACCGCCGGTGCGGCGCGCGAGGTGGCCGAGCTGGGCGATCCGAGCATCGCCGCGCTCTCGCCACGCCTGGCGGCCTCGTTGTACGGGCTCGACATCCTGGCCGAGAACGTCGAGGACGAGCACCGCAACACCACCCGGTTCCTGGTGCTGGCGCGTGAGCCGCGCGACTACCCGGCCGGCGACGGGCCGATGATCACCACCTTCGTGTTCCGGGTGCGCAACGTGCCGGCCGCGCTCTACAAGGCGATGGGCGGCTTCGCCACCAACGGGGTCAACATGACCAAGCTGGAGAGCTACCAGCTCGGCGGCACCTTCTTCGCCACGCAGTTCTACTCCGACGTCGAGGGGCACCCGAAGGATCCGTCGCTGGCGCTGGCCCTCGAGGAGCTGGGCTTCTTCTCCGTCGAGACCCGGATCCTGGGGACCTACCCCGCCAGCCCGTTCCGGGCGCAGATCGCCGAACCCGCGGAGAACCGAACGCTGCGGCCGCAAACGCCCCGCTGA
- a CDS encoding ATP-binding protein → MDPVRNPYAPGAGQRPPELAGRDTELATFDVVLERVAKRRPERSVVLTGLRGVGKTVLLNTLRSAAVRRGWGTGKLEARPEQSLRRPLAAALHLAVRELAAPASEAEHVLGVLKSFALRDNAPTAKLRDRWQPGIDVATVPGRADSGDIEIDLVELLVDVGGLAGDVGRGVAVFIDEMQDLAPDDVSALCAAAHEISQTGLPFVVVGAGLPHLPAVLSASKSYSERLFRYARIDRLDRAAADRALSAPAKEEDAEFTAEALEAMYEATAGYPYFVQAYGKTAWDVAPRSPITADDVRVAAPEAEAELAVGFFGSRFERATPAEREYLRAMADAMDADGGATDDPDATASTAEVAKVLGRRAQSLSPARDALIKKGLVYSGERGRIAFTVPHFGRYLRRHGD, encoded by the coding sequence ATGGACCCGGTTCGCAATCCCTATGCCCCCGGAGCAGGCCAGCGCCCGCCCGAGCTCGCCGGTCGCGACACCGAGCTGGCCACCTTCGACGTCGTCCTCGAGCGGGTCGCCAAACGCCGTCCCGAGCGCAGCGTCGTCCTGACCGGGTTGCGCGGCGTCGGCAAGACCGTGCTGCTCAACACCTTGCGCTCGGCTGCCGTGCGGCGGGGCTGGGGCACCGGTAAGCTCGAGGCCCGCCCCGAGCAGTCGTTGCGCCGTCCGCTGGCCGCTGCGCTGCACCTGGCGGTGCGTGAACTCGCGGCGCCCGCCTCCGAGGCCGAGCACGTGCTCGGCGTCCTGAAGTCCTTCGCGCTGCGCGACAACGCCCCCACCGCCAAGTTGCGCGACCGCTGGCAACCCGGCATCGACGTCGCCACCGTGCCCGGCCGCGCCGACTCCGGCGACATCGAGATCGACCTGGTCGAACTGTTGGTGGACGTCGGTGGCCTGGCCGGCGACGTCGGGCGCGGCGTCGCGGTGTTCATCGACGAGATGCAGGATCTGGCGCCGGACGATGTGTCCGCATTGTGCGCGGCCGCGCACGAGATCAGCCAGACCGGCCTGCCCTTCGTCGTGGTCGGTGCCGGGCTACCGCACCTGCCGGCGGTGCTCTCGGCCAGTAAGTCCTACAGCGAGAGGCTGTTCCGCTACGCCCGCATCGACCGGCTGGACCGGGCGGCGGCCGACCGCGCGCTCAGTGCCCCGGCCAAGGAGGAGGATGCCGAGTTCACCGCCGAGGCCCTCGAGGCGATGTACGAGGCCACGGCCGGCTATCCCTACTTCGTGCAGGCCTACGGCAAGACCGCCTGGGACGTCGCCCCGCGCAGTCCGATCACGGCGGACGACGTCCGCGTGGCCGCCCCCGAGGCCGAGGCCGAGTTGGCCGTCGGCTTCTTCGGGTCACGCTTCGAGCGGGCCACCCCCGCCGAACGCGAGTACCTGCGGGCGATGGCCGATGCCATGGACGCCGACGGTGGCGCGACGGACGACCCGGACGCCACGGCCTCGACGGCGGAGGTCGCCAAGGTGCTCGGCCGCCGTGCGCAGTCGCTGTCGCCGGCCCGAGATGCCTTGATCAAGAAGGGCTTGGTCTACAGCGGCGAGCGGGGCCGGATCGCCTTCACCGTTCCGCACTTCGGCCGCTACCTGCGTCGCCACGGCGACTGA